A genomic region of Arachis hypogaea cultivar Tifrunner chromosome 5, arahy.Tifrunner.gnm2.J5K5, whole genome shotgun sequence contains the following coding sequences:
- the LOC112799931 gene encoding zinc-finger homeodomain protein 2-like, whose protein sequence is MEFDEQEEQEEELCVPGGTGYDPLGNPTRVKMSGSEPMLVVQPMTVRNNNNNNSSSNMVKPRYRECLKNHAVGIGGHALDGCGEFMPAGTEGTLDALKCAACNCHRNFHRKETELAGAGPGGGGPYLLTHHPHHHQPPPFAAYYRTPAGYLHVSGGQQRAGTLALPSTSGAGGGGTARDFEQEDVSGGGGGGGGGSSSRKRFRTKFTQEQKEKMLELAERLGWRIQKHDEGAVQEFCNETGVKRHVLKVWMHNNKHTLAS, encoded by the exons CCAGGAGGAACGGGTTATGACCCTCTTGGAAACCCGACCCGGGTTAAAATGTCCGGTTCGGAACCCATGTTGGTGGTTCAACCCATGACCGtgaggaacaacaacaacaacaacagcagcagcaacaTGGTGAAGCCAAGATACAGAGAGTGTTTGAAGAACCATGCCGTGGGGATCGGCGGACACGCACTCGACGGTTGCGGCGAGTTCATGCCCGCCGGCACGGAGGGAACCCTCGACGCACTCAAATGCGCCGCCTGCAACTGCCACCGCAACTTCCACCGCAAGGAGACTGAGCTCGCCGGAGCAGGACCAGGAGGAGGAGGACCGTATCTCCTGACTCACCACCCCCACCACCACCAGCCGCCGCCGTTTGCGGCCTACTACCGGACACCGGCGGGGTACTTACACGTGAGCGGGGGGCAGCAGAGAGCGGGAACGCTGGCTCTCCCTTCGACCTCCGGAGCTGGAGGTGGAGGAACAGCGCGGGATTTCGAGCAGGAAGACGTGAGTGGCGGTGGCGGGGGCGGAGGAGGAGGGTCATCATCACGGAAGAGGTTCAGGACGAAGTTCACGCAGGAGCAGAAGGAGAAGATGCTGGAACTTGCAGAGAGATTGGGATGGCGGATTCAGAAACACGACGAGGGTGCGGTTCAAGAGTTTTGTAACGAGACGGGTGTGAAGCGGCATGTTCTCAAGGTTTGGATGCATAACAACAAACACACCCTCG CTTCATGA